In Fusobacterium simiae, a genomic segment contains:
- the rplJ gene encoding 50S ribosomal protein L10: protein MATQVKKELVAELVEKIKKAQSVVFVDYQGIKVNEETSLRKQMRESGAEYLVAKNRLFKIALKESGVEDNFDEILEGTTAFAFGYNDPVAPAKAVFNLAKEKAKAKQDVFKIKGGYLTGKKVSVKEVEELAKLPSREQLLSMLLNSMLGPIRKLAYATVAIADKKEGSAE from the coding sequence ATGGCAACTCAAGTTAAAAAAGAACTTGTAGCAGAATTAGTTGAAAAAATTAAAAAAGCTCAATCAGTTGTTTTTGTTGATTATCAAGGTATTAAAGTTAATGAAGAAACTTCATTAAGAAAACAAATGAGAGAAAGTGGAGCAGAATATTTAGTAGCTAAAAATAGACTATTTAAAATAGCTCTTAAAGAATCTGGAGTTGAAGATAACTTTGATGAAATATTAGAAGGAACAACAGCGTTTGCATTTGGATATAATGATCCAGTAGCACCTGCAAAAGCAGTATTTAATCTTGCTAAAGAAAAAGCTAAAGCAAAACAAGATGTATTTAAAATCAAAGGTGGTTACTTAACAGGAAAGAAAGTAAGTGTAAAAGAAGTTGAAGAATTAGCAAAATTACCTTCAAGAGAACAATTACTATCTATGTTACTAAACTCTATGTTAGGACCAATCAGAAAACTTGCTTATGCAACTGTTGCAATAGCAGACAAAAAAGAAGGATCTGCTGAATAA
- the rplK gene encoding 50S ribosomal protein L11, with protein sequence MAKEVIQIIKLQLPAGKANPAPPVGPALGQHGVNIMEFCKAFNAKTQDKAGWIIPVEISVYSDRSFTFILKTPPASDLLKKAAGITSGAKNSKKEVAGKITTAKLKELAEAKMPDLNASSVETAMKIIAGSARSMGIKIED encoded by the coding sequence ATGGCAAAAGAAGTAATTCAAATAATAAAACTACAATTACCAGCAGGTAAAGCAAACCCTGCTCCACCAGTTGGGCCAGCATTAGGACAACATGGTGTAAATATAATGGAATTTTGTAAGGCATTTAATGCAAAAACTCAAGATAAGGCTGGATGGATAATTCCTGTTGAAATTTCTGTTTATAGTGACAGATCTTTCACATTTATATTAAAAACTCCGCCTGCATCAGACTTATTAAAGAAAGCTGCTGGAATAACATCTGGAGCTAAAAACTCTAAAAAAGAAGTTGCAGGAAAAATTACTACTGCAAAGTTAAAAGAACTAGCTGAAGCAAAAATGCCTGACTTAAATGCTTCATCTGTTGAAACAGCTATGAAGATAATTGCAGGATCAGCAAGATCTATGGGAATAAAAATAGAAGACTAA
- the rpmG gene encoding 50S ribosomal protein L33 has translation MRVQVILECTETKLRHYTTTKNKKTHPERLEMMKYNPVLKRHTLYKETKK, from the coding sequence ATGAGAGTACAAGTGATTTTAGAATGTACAGAAACAAAGTTAAGACACTATACTACAACAAAAAACAAAAAGACTCATCCAGAAAGATTGGAAATGATGAAGTATAATCCAGTATTAAAGAGACATACTTTATATAAAGAAACAAAGAAGTAG
- the nusG gene encoding transcription termination/antitermination protein NusG, producing the protein MSIENVRKWFMLHTYSGYEKKVKTDLEQKVETLGLKEVVTDILVPEEELTEIVRGKPKKIYRKLFPAYVMLEMEATREENENGISYKVDPDVWYVIRNTNGVTGFVGVGSDPIPMEEEEVRNIFNIIGVKTPKEAIKIDFTKGDYVKILKGSFKDQEGQVAEIDYEHGRAKVMVEIFGRMTPVEIEVDGVLKV; encoded by the coding sequence ATGAGCATAGAAAATGTAAGAAAATGGTTTATGCTTCATACTTATTCTGGATATGAAAAAAAGGTAAAAACAGATCTTGAACAAAAGGTGGAAACACTTGGATTAAAAGAAGTTGTAACTGATATATTGGTTCCAGAAGAAGAGTTAACAGAAATTGTTAGAGGAAAGCCTAAAAAAATATACAGAAAGCTTTTTCCTGCTTACGTCATGCTTGAAATGGAAGCTACAAGAGAAGAAAATGAAAATGGAATAAGTTATAAAGTAGATCCGGATGTTTGGTATGTAATAAGAAATACCAATGGAGTTACCGGATTTGTAGGAGTTGGGTCTGATCCTATCCCTATGGAAGAAGAAGAGGTAAGAAATATATTCAATATAATAGGTGTAAAAACACCTAAGGAGGCTATAAAAATTGACTTTACTAAAGGAGACTATGTTAAAATTTTAAAGGGTTCTTTTAAAGATCAAGAAGGTCAAGTAGCTGAGATTGATTATGAACATGGTAGAGCTAAAGTAATGGTTGAAATTTTTGGAAGAATGACACCAGTTGAAATTGAGGTAGATGGTGTTTTGAAAGTGTAG
- the secE gene encoding preprotein translocase subunit SecE, whose product MNLFQKVKMEYSKVEWPSRIEVIHSTIWVVTMTVVISIYLGVFDILAVRALNFLEGLI is encoded by the coding sequence ATGAATTTATTTCAAAAAGTTAAAATGGAATATTCAAAAGTTGAATGGCCTTCAAGAATAGAAGTTATTCATTCTACTATATGGGTTGTAACTATGACTGTTGTAATATCTATCTATCTTGGTGTCTTTGATATTCTTGCAGTAAGAGCTCTAAACTTCTTGGAGGGATTGATATGA
- a CDS encoding Fur family transcriptional regulator — translation MELQLHTGDIGNYLKEHNIKPSYQRMKIFQYLLDNHNHPTVDTIYKALCSEIPTLSKTTVYNTLNLFIEKKLVYVIVIEENETRYDLLTHTHGHFKCTCCGALFDVELNIDYSKSKELMGCDIEEKHIYFKGICKNCKRKQN, via the coding sequence ATGGAATTACAATTACATACAGGTGATATAGGAAATTACCTAAAAGAACATAACATAAAACCTTCCTATCAAAGAATGAAAATATTTCAGTATCTGTTGGACAATCATAATCACCCAACAGTAGACACTATATATAAGGCACTTTGTTCAGAGATACCAACTCTATCTAAAACAACAGTGTATAATACTTTAAATTTATTTATAGAAAAGAAATTGGTTTATGTTATAGTTATAGAAGAAAATGAAACTAGATATGATTTACTTACTCACACTCATGGACATTTTAAATGTACTTGTTGTGGAGCATTATTTGATGTTGAGTTAAATATTGATTATAGTAAAAGTAAAGAGTTAATGGGCTGCGACATTGAAGAAAAACATATTTATTTTAAAGGTATATGTAAAAACTGTAAAAGAAAACAAAATTAA
- the rplA gene encoding 50S ribosomal protein L1, which translates to MAKHRGKKYLEVAKLIETGKLYDIREALELVQKTKTAKFTETVEVALRLGVDPRHADQQIRGTVVLPHGTGKSVKILAITSGENVEKALAAGADYAGAEEYISQIQQGWLDFDLVIATPDMMPKIGRLGKILGTKGLMPNPKSGTVTPDIAAAVSEFKKGKLAFRVDKLGSIHAPIGKVDFDLDKIEENFKAFMDQIIRLKPASSKGQYLRTVAVSLTMGPGVKMDPAIVGKIVG; encoded by the coding sequence ATGGCAAAACATAGAGGAAAGAAATATTTAGAAGTAGCTAAATTAATTGAAACAGGAAAACTTTATGATATAAGAGAAGCACTTGAATTAGTTCAAAAGACTAAAACTGCAAAATTTACTGAAACTGTTGAAGTAGCATTAAGACTTGGAGTAGATCCAAGACATGCTGACCAACAAATTAGAGGAACAGTTGTGTTACCTCATGGAACTGGTAAAAGTGTGAAAATACTAGCAATCACTTCTGGTGAAAATGTAGAAAAAGCATTAGCTGCTGGAGCAGATTATGCTGGAGCAGAAGAATATATTAGCCAAATTCAACAAGGTTGGTTGGACTTTGATTTAGTAATTGCTACACCAGATATGATGCCTAAAATAGGTAGGCTAGGGAAAATATTGGGAACTAAGGGTCTAATGCCTAACCCTAAATCAGGAACTGTAACTCCTGATATAGCAGCTGCAGTATCTGAATTTAAAAAAGGTAAACTTGCATTTAGAGTAGATAAATTAGGATCTATTCATGCACCTATTGGAAAAGTTGATTTTGATTTAGATAAAATTGAAGAAAACTTCAAAGCTTTTATGGATCAAATCATCAGATTAAAACCAGCTTCATCTAAAGGGCAATACCTAAGAACAGTAGCTGTATCATTAACTATGGGACCAGGAGTAAAAATGGATCCTGCTATAGTTGGTAAAATTGTTGGATAA
- a CDS encoding GNAT family N-acetyltransferase → MKLVHIKNPDFEVMKKIVEIEQEAFEGDGNVDLWIIKALIRYGMVFVIKEDNKIVCIIEYMQIFNKKSLFLYGISTLKKYRHKGYANFILTETEEILKDFGYKEIELTVAPENEIAINLYKKHGYIQGKFLEDEYGKGIHRYVMRKVIK, encoded by the coding sequence ATGAAATTAGTTCATATAAAAAATCCTGATTTTGAAGTGATGAAGAAAATTGTAGAAATAGAACAAGAAGCTTTTGAAGGAGACGGAAATGTAGATCTTTGGATAATAAAAGCTCTTATAAGATATGGCATGGTTTTTGTTATAAAAGAAGATAATAAAATAGTATGTATAATTGAGTATATGCAAATTTTTAATAAAAAATCTTTATTTTTGTACGGAATATCAACTTTAAAAAAATACAGACATAAAGGCTATGCGAACTTTATTTTAACAGAAACTGAAGAAATTTTAAAAGATTTTGGTTATAAAGAAATAGAACTTACTGTTGCACCTGAAAATGAAATTGCAATAAATTTATATAAAAAACATGGATATATACAAGGAAAATTTTTAGAAGATGAGTATGGAAAAGGTATCCATAGGTATGTAATGAGGAAAGTTATAAAATAA
- the rplL gene encoding 50S ribosomal protein L7/L12, whose translation MAFNKEQFIADLEAMTVLELKELVSALEEHFGVTAAAPVAVAAAGPVEAAEEKTEFDVVLKSAGGNKIAVIKEVRAITGLGLKEAKDLVDNGGVIKEAAPKDEANAIKEKLTAAGAEVEVK comes from the coding sequence ATGGCATTTAATAAAGAACAATTTATAGCTGATTTAGAAGCTATGACAGTATTAGAATTAAAAGAATTAGTATCTGCACTAGAAGAACACTTTGGAGTAACTGCTGCTGCACCAGTAGCTGTAGCTGCTGCTGGACCAGTAGAAGCTGCTGAAGAAAAAACTGAATTTGATGTAGTATTAAAGAGTGCTGGTGGAAATAAAATAGCTGTAATTAAAGAAGTTAGAGCTATCACTGGATTAGGATTAAAAGAAGCTAAAGATTTAGTTGATAATGGTGGAGTAATTAAAGAAGCTGCACCTAAAGATGAAGCTAATGCAATAAAAGAAAAATTAACTGCAGCTGGAGCAGAAGTAGAAGTAAAATAG